In the genome of Pontibacter actiniarum, the window TTTACGTTACCGGGGCAAGGCAAAAAAGCAACAGGCGGAGCAAGAGATCAGCGCTGGCTGGGCAAAACCCAAGGAAGGGCAGTACTTCAACTTTCACCTGATAGGCCGGTACTTTAAGAACAGAACAAGGCTGGGGGCGGGCTACTTTCAGATCATCTCGCACCAGATAAGCGAAGATTTGTACCTGGATGAAGTGTTTAAGTACATTGACAGAACCACCTCCAGGATCGGGCAGCAGTACCTGTACTATAAACTCCGGGCAGTGGACAGCGATATCGAAAAACTGAAGCGGTTTGACAGGCTGGTAAAGGCCTTTCTGCAGCATGATGCGCAGCGCACCCAGTGCCAGCTTCTGCTGAAGCCCCTGGAGAAAGGCGACTCCTACTACTTTGAGGAAATGCTCCACGGCGAGCCGGTGCAGGCCCCGAAATGGCTGCCGCTAGTCTATGTGCTTTCTTTCGCTGTGCTGGCACTCGCCGTACTTGCCTTTGCTTTCCCCGGCCTGCTGCTCTTTCTGCTGCCCCTGTTTATCGTTAACCTGCTAGTGCACTACTGGAACAAAGAGAACATTAACTACTACCTTATTGCCCTAAGCGAGTTTGACAAGGCTTACACGGCAGCTGGAAAACTACAGGAGCAAACCATAGTAAAGGAGCATGGTGCCAGCAGCGACTTTTTGCAGGCGCTTACACCGCTAAAGAAAAAGATGAGGTGGGTAAACTTCAGCAGCCAGTTCGAGAGCGACAGCACCTCCATATTCTATGCGCTGTTCGAGCTCCTCAAAATAGCTTTTAACCTGGAGATACTCTTCTTCTTTAGCCTGACGAGAAGTATAAAAGCAAAAGCGGCCCCACTTAATGAGCTGTTTGTGTTTATCGGGCAGCTGGATGCGGCCATCTCTACGGCCTCGCTGCGGGCGGGCCTGCCGGTGTGCTGCACGCCAACGTTCTGCCCTCCCAAGCAGCTCAACGTGAGCGGCCTCAGGCACCCGCTTCTCAAGGACTGCATCCCGAACGATTTACGGCTTTCCCGGAAGAGCCTGCTACTGACGGGCTCAAACATGTCCGGCAAAACGACCTTTATCAGGGCGGTCGGGTTAAACATGCTCTTAGCCCAGACGCTCTACTGCTGCACGGCCGAACGCTTTGAGGCCCCTTTCTCGAAGATTCATACTTCCATCAACATAACGGATGACCTGCTTTCGGAGAAGAGTTATTATTTTGAGGAGGTGACAACGATCAAAGCCTTCCTGGAGTGCTCCCAGCAAACCGAGCCGGCCCTCTTTATCCTCGACGAAATATTTAAAGGCACTAACACCGTGGAGCGCATCGCGGGCGGAAAGGCTATTCTGTCGTACCTGGCCAAGGGCAACCATCTGGTGCTGGTGTCGACGCACGATACAGAGCTGACAGCGTTGCTAACGGAGGAGTTTGCCCTGCATCACTTCTCAGAGTCAGTGCAGGGGACAGCGCTTTTGTTCGACCACAAGATCAAGCCGGGCCCGCTTACCACCAGAAACGCCATCAAAATTCTGGAGATGAGCCACTACCCCGAAGAGATCATAGCCGAGGCAAACCGCGTTATTGGTGCAATGGAAAGAGGGTAGCCGCAAGCGGCACTTCTTTTATGTGGCCTTGTCTATACCCTTCTCCCGCACATCCTGGTAATAGTTACAGATGCTGTTGAGCACACACTGCGCGCATTTGGGGCTGTAGAAGGTGCAGATGCGCTGCCCGTGGCGCAGCATGTGGATGTGGAAGTTGTAAAGCTCGACGGGCTCCCGGGGCAGCATCTCCAGCAGCAGGCCGTGTGCCTTGCCTGCCGTCACCTCTGCCCCCAGCAGCCCTACCCGCTGGCTTATCCGCAGCACGTGCGTGTCCACGGGCATCACCGGCTTTTTAAAGTTGAAAAGCAGCAGCAGTGTGGCTGTCTTCAGGCCGACACCCGGGAGCTTTGTGAGCCAGTCCACGGCCTCTTCCACGGGCATGTCGGCCAGAAAGTCGATGCTGACCTCTCCCCGCTCCTCTTTAATGATCCGCAGCGTTTCCTGTATCTGCGGCACCTTCTGCCCCGGGTAGCGTGTGGTTGCGATAGCATCTACCAGTTCCTCGAAAGGGGCATTCATCACCCCCTCCCAATCCCCAAAGCGCTCCAGCATGGTGTAGTAGGCTTTCTCCTCGTCTTTATGGTTGGTGCGGTGCGAGAGCATGGTGGAGATGAGCTCGTGCATGGGCTCCCGCCTGCTCTCCAGTTTCAGGCGCTCATAGGCTTGGTTTAGCAGCTCGTGGGTCAGCAGCGCTTTCTCCTTCGCAGGCAGTTCATGGGCATCCATAGGCTTTGCTTTCGTCAGGTTTATCTCTACGGTGCACAAAAGGGTTCTGTTAGCGCGCCCGGTTCCACAACGGAAGGGGCAAAACCGCTGTTTAAACTAAGAATATGAAGCTCCAGCGCTTTCCAGACAACTATTTTATCTGTATAACGCTATACTTTTTGTTATAACGCTTAGCTGTTGCTTGCTCACAAGTTTATGAAGATTAAGTTTTTAGGTACCGGCGGTGCTTTCGACACCGACTATCTCAACTCTGCGGCGCTGCTGGAGTTCAGAGGCATGAACCTGCTGCTCGACTGCGGCTTTACCGTTTTCCCCGCGCTTATGCGAAAGAACCTGGTGCAGAAAGTAGACCACATCCTTCTCACGCACCTGCACAACGACCACAGCGGCAGCCTGGCAAACCTGCTGCTGTACAAAAGCATCGTGGAGCAGTCTCCAAAACCGGTCATACTTTACCCTTCTGAGCAGTTTAAGCAGCAGCTGTTTAAGTTTCTGGAGATACAGGTGAAAGACCCTGAAAAGTACGCCGAGTTCGTGCCACTGGAGCAGTTCGAGGGCATTTCCTGCATAGACACCTACGGGCAGCACTCGGAAGGCATGCAGACCTACGCCTACATCTTCGACAACGACACCATGCGCATCGCTTACTCCGGCGATCTGGCCCGCCCGGAAGCGCTCTTTGACCGGCTCGCGAAAATGGCAGAGAAAAAGACCTGCGTCTTCCACGACATCACCTTTAACCCAGAGAACAAGGGCCACACGTACTATAAAAAACTGCTGCCGTACATGAACGGGGTGGAGATTTTCGGCTATCACTGCGACCCCACCCGCAACCCTTCCGACAACCCCATCCGGCTGGTGTTTTACCAGCATGAGTTCTTAGCCTAGGCAGGGCTTATACTTTAGCCACAGACAGTTCTAAAACCTTTGCCGGTATTCGGAGTTTTAGGAGCGGACCAAAACCTTCTTGCTCTAAGCTCGAGGCACGCAACCATGACCGCCACACCCAACGCCCAAAAGCCGTACCTGAAACAGCCGTTACACATCACGTACAGTGTGCTGTTTCTGGCGTTCTGGGGCTATACAGGCCTTACCACCCCCGACCTGGAGAACTGGCTGCTGGAAAGCACGCTAACGCTTTCGCTCCTTATTTTCCTGGTCGCCTTTTATAACATCTTCCGCTTCTCGGACACCAGCTATACTTTAATCTTCCTGTTCCTGCTACTGCACGTGTACGGCAGCCAGTACCAGTATGCCGATAACCCCTTTGGCGAGTGGCTAAAGGACCGGTACCACCTGGAGCGCAACCACTACGACCGCTTTGTGCACTTTGGCTTCGGTTTGCTGCTGGCATTCCCGATGCATGAGGTGCTGGCCTATGGCTTTAAGGTAAGCCGTTTCCTGAGTTACCTGCTGCCCGTGGAGTTTACCCTTTCGCTCAGCGCGCTGTATGAACTGGTGGAGTGGATTGTGGCCGAGTGGGTCTACGGGGGAGGGGAGCAGGGAATGGATTTCCTGGGGATGCAGGGCGATATTTGGGATGCACAGAAGGATATGGCCCTGGCGTTTACCGGTGCCTTTGCGGTGATGGCCGCAGCGCTTTTGCTGAGGAGGTGGAGGCAAAAGTAGCTCTGGTGGTATGTACGGCACTCCTCTTGCCAAGAGCTCCAACGCAACACCACAGCCGAAAGCGCTCCTCCGCAAAGAAGGCCTTTCCCTAACGTGCCTGAGCAGAAGCCCGAAAGGCACAGCACAGATCGCCAGGGCAGCGCCGGTTAAGGCAGCAAGAGCACCGGGTGTCTACCAGGCCAACAGGCACACGCCTGCATAAGAAAGCCAAAGTTACCGCCCTACACCAACCGGCAGTACCCACAAAAAAACCAGCCGCACCCCCGTGCGGCTGGTAAAAATCACCAATTATCCAATCAATCTACTACTACTAAACTTTTATAGATCTCCGCGCTCTGCGGCTTTCTTCATTTTTTCGTTGGCGTAGATGGCAATCTCTACGCGGCGGTTTTGTCTGCGGCCTTCCGCTGTGCTGTTATCCGCCACAGGCTGATCATCAGCATACCCCATTGTGCTCATACGGCTGCGATCCACGCCCATAGAGGCCAAGTAATCGGCAACAGACTGTGCACGGCGCTCAGACAGCGGCTGGTTGATCTGACGGGAGCCGGTGTTGTCTGTGTGGCCCTCGATCAGGATGTTGGTATCCGGGTACTTCTTCAGGGTCTGCGCCAGCTGCGAAATCTCTGTTTTCGCGTTTGCCTGCAGCTCCGCAGAGTTAATAGGGTAGAGAATACCGGAGTCGAACGTAATTTTGATACCTTCTCCCACACGCTCTACGTTAGCGCCTTCCAGGTCGCGGCGAAGTTCCTCGGCCTGCTTGTCCATGCGGCGGCCGATCACAGCACCTGCCGTACCGCCCACAGCTGCACCTATAATGGCGCCAGCGGCTGTGTTACCGGCTATTTTACCTACTACACCCCCTACCACGGCACCGGAACCGGCACCAATAATGCCGCCTTTGGCTGTTTTACTCATGCCGCCGCCATTCTGGGAGCTGGCACATGAGGAAAGGAACACTGCGATAAGGGCAATTATGGATAGACTTATTCTAAAATTCTTCATAGTTCTCGTTTTTAAATCTTCTTTTAAGGAATCCGAAGATTCTGACACTTGTACTCCATATATTGCGCAAATGTTATATTAAATTCCCTACAACATTTTGCACTGGCTTCATGCCACATCTCCAGACCCGCACTAATACCTGATCACAAGCATCTTACACTTAAGCCTAAGTATAAAACACATTAATTTTTAAGTATAAACGACATTCTCCGGATCGAGTTATAAAAGTGCCCCTATCTGTTTAAAAGGCCCCAAAAACAGCAGCGCCTGCCCCTTTGCAGAGGCAGGCGCTGTAGGCTGTATGTAAAAGGCAGCTTATTTCAGTTCACCGTTTTCGGCGGCTTGCTTCAGCTCCTCGTTCGCCACGATAATGATTTCCACGCGGCGGTTTTGCTTGCGGCCCTCTACCGTGCTGTTGTCAGCGATAGGCTGGTCGTAGCTATAGCCCTTGGCCTGCAGGCGCGAACCGGCCACACCCAGGCTGCGCGCATAGGAGGCCACCGCCTCGGCGCGGCGCTCAGACAGCTTCTGGTTCAGCTCATAAGAGCCGGTGTTGTCTGTGTGCCCTTCAATGATCACGTTTGTACCCTGGTAGTCCTGAAGCGTTTTGGCGAGCTTCTGGATGTCCTGCTTGGCAGTGGCGCTTAGTTCGGCAGAGTTAACCGCGAAAAGTATACCTGAGTCAAAGTTTACACGGATGGCTTCGCCCACACGCTCCACATTGGCGTTCTCCATAGACTTCTCCAGCTCCTCGGCCTGCTTGTCCATGCGGCGGCCGATCACGGCGCCGGTAGCACCACCCACGGCTGCACCCACAATGGCGCCGGCCGCTGTGTTGCCCAGCCTGTTACCTATCAGGCCACCCAACACGGCACCGCCACCGGCACCAATCAGGCCGCCTTTCGTGGTTTTGGACATGCCCTGCTTTTCACCGGTCTTGGCCTGGGTGGTAGTTTGGGTATTACCTGAGCCAGCCACTGGTGCTGTTGTCTGGCAAGATGAGAACAGCAAAGTAGCAGCCAGCATAGAGCTCAGGGATAGTTTGATAAATTTCATGGTAGTAGAGTTTGGTAAATGTTTTTAGTTTAAAGTTGATGTCTCGGGCACGGTTCTTTTTCATGCTTACCACAGCAAACGCAAGTCCTGTGCCAAAACGTATGGCAAGCTCCGTAAAATATTTTAAACTGAATATATTTAGGAAAACTATTCTTAGGCCAGGGCAATAAAAAAGCCTGCTGGCTTATGGCAGCAGGCTTTTTTCACTTCATCAGGGCAACGTTTTTATGATGCCTTTGCTACTTTTTTTGCCTTAGGGGCAGTGGTTATATCCTGTGGCAACAGCACCATGCTCAGCAGTTCGCTCAGCTTGTTCTTCAGTTGCTTGCGGTCTACGATAAAGTCCAGGAAGCCGTGCTCCAGCACAAACTCAGCGCTCTGGAAGCCTTTTGGCAGGTCTTTCCCGATGGTTTCTTTGATAACGCGCGGCCCGGCGAAACCGATCAGCGCGCCCGGCTCAGCAATGTTAAAATCGCCCAGCATGGCGTAGGAGGCCGTTACCCCACCGGTAGTCGGGTCTGTCAGCAACGAGATGTAAGGCAGTTTCTCCTCGCTCAGCAGTGCCAGCTTTGCAGAGGTCTTGGCCATCTGCATCAGCGAGAAACCGGCCTCCATCATCCGCGCACCGCCTGACTTGGATATCATCAGGAAAGGCGTGCGTGTTTTACGGGCATGGTCTATGGCACGGGCTATCTTTTCGCCTACCACCGAGCCCATAGAGCCGCCGATAA includes:
- a CDS encoding DUF2238 domain-containing protein, yielding MTATPNAQKPYLKQPLHITYSVLFLAFWGYTGLTTPDLENWLLESTLTLSLLIFLVAFYNIFRFSDTSYTLIFLFLLLHVYGSQYQYADNPFGEWLKDRYHLERNHYDRFVHFGFGLLLAFPMHEVLAYGFKVSRFLSYLLPVEFTLSLSALYELVEWIVAEWVYGGGEQGMDFLGMQGDIWDAQKDMALAFTGAFAVMAAALLLRRWRQK
- a CDS encoding OmpA family protein, which translates into the protein MKNFRISLSIIALIAVFLSSCASSQNGGGMSKTAKGGIIGAGSGAVVGGVVGKIAGNTAAGAIIGAAVGGTAGAVIGRRMDKQAEELRRDLEGANVERVGEGIKITFDSGILYPINSAELQANAKTEISQLAQTLKKYPDTNILIEGHTDNTGSRQINQPLSERRAQSVADYLASMGVDRSRMSTMGYADDQPVADNSTAEGRRQNRRVEIAIYANEKMKKAAERGDL
- the accD gene encoding acetyl-CoA carboxylase, carboxyltransferase subunit beta, which produces MPWFKRADKGIQTPTEQKKETPDGLWYKCPNCKTVTSMAEHRKNLNTCVQCDYHDRIGSKEYFAILFDDNDFTELDENLTSGDPLNFVDSKPYPQRIASTQKATGLKDAVRSAYGKINGQNITIACMDFAFIGGSMGSVVGEKIARAIDHARKTRTPFLMISKSGGARMMEAGFSLMQMAKTSAKLALLSEEKLPYISLLTDPTTGGVTASYAMLGDFNIAEPGALIGFAGPRVIKETIGKDLPKGFQSAEFVLEHGFLDFIVDRKQLKNKLSELLSMVLLPQDITTAPKAKKVAKAS
- a CDS encoding MutS-related protein — translated: MSFLWILLPALALLSLLAFFLRYRGKAKKQQAEQEISAGWAKPKEGQYFNFHLIGRYFKNRTRLGAGYFQIISHQISEDLYLDEVFKYIDRTTSRIGQQYLYYKLRAVDSDIEKLKRFDRLVKAFLQHDAQRTQCQLLLKPLEKGDSYYFEEMLHGEPVQAPKWLPLVYVLSFAVLALAVLAFAFPGLLLFLLPLFIVNLLVHYWNKENINYYLIALSEFDKAYTAAGKLQEQTIVKEHGASSDFLQALTPLKKKMRWVNFSSQFESDSTSIFYALFELLKIAFNLEILFFFSLTRSIKAKAAPLNELFVFIGQLDAAISTASLRAGLPVCCTPTFCPPKQLNVSGLRHPLLKDCIPNDLRLSRKSLLLTGSNMSGKTTFIRAVGLNMLLAQTLYCCTAERFEAPFSKIHTSINITDDLLSEKSYYFEEVTTIKAFLECSQQTEPALFILDEIFKGTNTVERIAGGKAILSYLAKGNHLVLVSTHDTELTALLTEEFALHHFSESVQGTALLFDHKIKPGPLTTRNAIKILEMSHYPEEIIAEANRVIGAMERG
- a CDS encoding MBL fold metallo-hydrolase gives rise to the protein MKIKFLGTGGAFDTDYLNSAALLEFRGMNLLLDCGFTVFPALMRKNLVQKVDHILLTHLHNDHSGSLANLLLYKSIVEQSPKPVILYPSEQFKQQLFKFLEIQVKDPEKYAEFVPLEQFEGISCIDTYGQHSEGMQTYAYIFDNDTMRIAYSGDLARPEALFDRLAKMAEKKTCVFHDITFNPENKGHTYYKKLLPYMNGVEIFGYHCDPTRNPSDNPIRLVFYQHEFLA
- a CDS encoding endonuclease III domain-containing protein; amino-acid sequence: MDAHELPAKEKALLTHELLNQAYERLKLESRREPMHELISTMLSHRTNHKDEEKAYYTMLERFGDWEGVMNAPFEELVDAIATTRYPGQKVPQIQETLRIIKEERGEVSIDFLADMPVEEAVDWLTKLPGVGLKTATLLLLFNFKKPVMPVDTHVLRISQRVGLLGAEVTAGKAHGLLLEMLPREPVELYNFHIHMLRHGQRICTFYSPKCAQCVLNSICNYYQDVREKGIDKAT